A stretch of Dermochelys coriacea isolate rDerCor1 chromosome 6, rDerCor1.pri.v4, whole genome shotgun sequence DNA encodes these proteins:
- the PPP1R13B gene encoding apoptosis-stimulating of p53 protein 1 isoform X9 yields the protein MAARQQQQIENQQQMLVAKEQRLRYLKQQERRQQQSISESEKLQKLKERVETQESKLKKIRAMRGQVDYSKIMNGNLSTEIEHISAMFQEKQQELQAAVLKVDQLTQQLEDLRKGKLNGFQSYNGQMTGPAAVELKKLYQELQIRNRLNQEQNSKLQQQKELLNKRNMEVAMMDKRINELRERLYKKKVEARQKENIPLNRINGTSSPQSSLSASGRVAAVGPYIQVPSAGSYAVPVDPVKPQSLTIASTATHGRSKSDDGNKNKVHSLWTVSDLDVGPDYSTSWRSENSEKQFLDSNDGNWPTLKQSSTPVVKPPQISNADWKESSMDTALKQGTVSSQPLPSSVLGSTDKLGLDMGKVPPTIPGVSKQLPQNYGTYPSPVPLGTGSTNSLERRKDGSLPRPGSSIINRQRPIPLPPSSNIHQPSSSQQIQQRISVPPSPSYQPSGPSLFPGGDGRPELPLTVAIRPFLADKGSRPQSPRKGPQTVNSSSIYSMYLQQATPPKNYQQAVYNTLNKSVKAVYGKPVLQSGSTSPSPLPFLHGSLPAHTSQPQSQPQIEFTEKDQELENIPSSGENSNVENIPRPLSPTKLTPIVHSPLRYQSDADLEALRRKLANAPRPLKKRSSITEPEGPSGPNIQKLLYQRFNTLAGGIESAPFYQPSNPQDFIGNLADVDNGNTSTNGNVEEPISVQPTVAFPDEPPPSDANDNELPSPATEELISTETTNQTSETTEDNNNNPAVVPSTEQSPSPIPEVSSPIEDEVPVPPAVPPPLPPTKRTNLKKPNSERTGHSLRVKFNPLALLLDASLEGEFDLVQRIIYEVDDPSKPNDEGITPLHNAVCAGHHHIVKFLLDFGVNVNAADSDGWTPLHCAASCNSVHLSKLLVESGAAIFASTISDIETAADKCEEMEEGYIQCSQFLYGVQEKLGVMNKGVVYALWDYEAQNNDELSFHEGDAITILRRKDDNETEWWWARLNDKEGYVPKNLLGLYPRIKPRQRTLA from the exons ATGGCTGCCAGACAACAGCAGCAGATTGAAAACCAACAGCAAATGTTGGTTGCTAAG GAACAACGTTTACGTTATCTGAAGCAGCAAGAACGCCGTCAGCAGCAGTCTATTTCTGAGagtgaaaagcttcaaaaacttaAAGAACGGGTGGAGACCCAGGAGTCAAAGCTGAAAAAAATACGTGCCATGAGAGGACAAGTGGACTACAGCAAGATTATGAATGGCAATCTGT CTACTGAAATTGAGCATATCAGTGCCATGTtccaggagaagcagcaggagtTACAAGCTGCAGTGTTAAAAGTGGATCAGTTAACTCAGCAATTGGAGGACTTAAGGAAAGGGAAACTGAATGGATTCCAGTCTTATAATGGACAGATGACAGGACCTGCTGCTGTAGAATTAAAAAAGTTGTACCAAGAACTGCAG attCGTAATAGGCTTAACCAGGAGCAGAACTCCAAGCTTCAGCAGCAGAAAGAACTTTTAAACAAACGTAACATGGAGGTGGCTATGATGGACAAGCGTATAAATGAGCTGCGTGAGCGACTATACAAGAAAAAAGTTGAGGCACGtcaaaaagaaaacattcct TTAAATCGTATTAATGGAACATCATCGCCCCAATCATCTCTGAGTGCTTCAGGAAGAGTAGCAGCAGTGGGGCCTTATATCCAAGTTCCTAGTGCTGGCAGTTATGCTGTACCAGTAGACCCAGTGAAACCACAGTCTCTCACAATTGCTTCCACTGCGACGCATGGGAGATCAAAATCTG ATGATGGTAATAAAAACAAGGTGCACAGTTTATGGACAGTGTCAGATCTTGATGTCGGCCCTGACTACAGCACTTCCTGGCGTTCTGAAAACTCTGAAAAGCAGTTTCTGGACT CTAATGATGGAAACTGGCCAACGCTTAAACAGAGTTCAACCCCTGTGGTAAAACCACCTCAAATCTCCAATGCAGACTGGAAGGAATCAAGCATGGATACTGCTTTAAAACAAGGAACTGTATCCAGTCAACCTTTGCCATCTTCAGTATTAGGAAGTACTGATAAGCTG GGCCTTGATATGGGGAAAGTGCCACCTACTATCCCTGGTGTAAGTAAGCAGTTGCCTCAAAACTATGGAACCTATCCAAGCCCTGTTCCTCTAGGAACAGGTTCTACAAATTCACTGGAAAGGAGGAAGGATGGCAGCCTACCAAGACCTGGCTCCAGTATAATAAATCGGCAAAGACCTATTCCATTACCACCATCGAGCAATATACATCAGCCTAGTTCCTCACAACAGATACAACAGAGAATTTCTGTACCTCCTAGCCCTTCTTATCAACCTTCTGGTCCCTCCCTATTTCCTGGCGGAGATGGCAGGCCTGAGCTCCCTTTAACTGTGGCTATCAGGCCTTTTCTAGCTGATAAAGGATCAAGGCCTCAGTCTCCAAGAAAAGGACCTCAAACAGTGAACTCCAGTTCCATCTACTCAATGTATCTTCAGCAAGCAACACCACCAAAGAACTATCAACAGGCTGTATACAATACCCTAAATAAATCAGTAAAAGCAg TTTATGGAAAACCTGTTCTACAATCTGGTTCAACTTCTCCATCACCTTTACCATTCCTTCATGGATCTTTGCCTGCCCACACATCACAGCCACAGTCTCAGCCTCAGATTGAGTTCACTGAAAAAGATCAAGAGCTGGAAAACATTCCATCATCAGgtgaaaatagcaatgtggaaAACATTCCTCGCCCTCTCAGTCCTACTAAGCTTACACCTATTGTGCATTCACCCCTACGATATCAAAGTGATGCTGATCTTGAAGCTCTTAGAAGAAAATTAGCCAATGCTCCTAGGCCATTAAAGAAGCGTAGCTCTATCACTGAACCTGAAGGGCCTAGTGGACCAAATATACAGAAGCTATTGTATCAGCGCTTTAATACACTTGCTGGAGGAATTGAAAGTGCTCCTTTTTATCAACCAAGCAACCCACAGGACTTTATAGGCAACTTAGCAGATGTTGATAACGGAAACACTAGCAcaaatggcaatgttgaagaaCCTATTTCTGTGCAACCCACAGTTGCTTTTCCTGATGAACCTCCTCCATCAGATGCCAATGATAATGAATTACCTTCTCCTGCCACTGAGGAACTGATTAGCACTGAAACCACTAACCAAACCTCTGAGACAACTGAAGACAATAACAACAATCCTGCTGTAGTCCCTTCCACTGAGCAGTCACCCAGTCCCATACCTGAGGTCAGCTCCCCAATAGAAGATGAAGTTCCTGTGCCACCAGCTGTTCCTCCTCCACTTCCTCCA ACTAAACGTACCAACCTGAAGAAACCTAACTCTGAACGAACTGGTCACAGTTTGAGGGTAAAGTTCAACCCTTTAGCCCTCCTGCTTGATGCTTCTTTGGAGGGAGAATTTGATTTGGTACAAAGGATCATTTATGAG GTTGATGATCCCAGCAAACCCAATGATGAAGGAATTACCCCTTTGCATAATGCAGTGTGTGCTGGTCATCACCACATTGTAAAGTTCCTGCTTGATTTTGGTGTTAATGTGAATGCAGCAGACAGTGATGGATG GACACCTTTGCATTGTGCAGCTTCTTGCAATAGTGTTCATCTCTCTAAACTACTTGTAGAATCCGGGGCAGCAATTTTTGCTTCAACTATAAGTGATATAGAAACTGCTGCGGACAAGTGTGAGGAGATGGAGGAGGGTTATATTCAGTGTTCCCAGTTCTTGTACG GAGTACAGGAGAAGTTGGGAGTCATGAACAAAGGAGTAGTGTATGCTCTGTGGGATTATGAAGCCCAGAATAATGATGAGTTGTCATTCCATGAAGGGGATGCCATTACTATCCTGAGACGCAAGGATGATAATGAAACAGAATGGTGGTGGGCTCGACTCAATGATAAAGAAGGCTATGTGCCTAAAAATCTTTTGGGG CTATATCCAAGAATAAAGCCTAGGCAGCGAACTCTTGCTTGA
- the PPP1R13B gene encoding apoptosis-stimulating of p53 protein 1 isoform X8: MLEVRNPRVELTLSELQDMAARQQQQIENQQQMLVAKEQRLRYLKQQERRQQQSISESEKLQKLKERVETQESKLKKIRAMRGQVDYSKIMNGNLSTEIEHISAMFQEKQQELQAAVLKVDQLTQQLEDLRKGKLNGFQSYNGQMTGPAAVELKKLYQELQIRNRLNQEQNSKLQQQKELLNKRNMEVAMMDKRINELRERLYKKKVEARQKENIPLNRINGTSSPQSSLSASGRVAAVGPYIQVPSAGSYAVPVDPVKPQSLTIASTATHGRSKSDDGNKNKVHSLWTVSDLDVGPDYSTSWRSENSEKQFLDSNDGNWPTLKQSSTPVVKPPQISNADWKESSMDTALKQGTVSSQPLPSSVLGSTDKLGLDMGKVPPTIPGVSKQLPQNYGTYPSPVPLGTGSTNSLERRKDGSLPRPGSSIINRQRPIPLPPSSNIHQPSSSQQIQQRISVPPSPSYQPSGPSLFPGGDGRPELPLTVAIRPFLADKGSRPQSPRKGPQTVNSSSIYSMYLQQATPPKNYQQAVYNTLNKSVKAVYGKPVLQSGSTSPSPLPFLHGSLPAHTSQPQSQPQIEFTEKDQELENIPSSGENSNVENIPRPLSPTKLTPIVHSPLRYQSDADLEALRRKLANAPRPLKKRSSITEPEGPSGPNIQKLLYQRFNTLAGGIESAPFYQPSNPQDFIGNLADVDNGNTSTNGNVEEPISVQPTVAFPDEPPPSDANDNELPSPATEELISTETTNQTSETTEDNNNNPAVVPSTEQSPSPIPEVSSPIEDEVPVPPAVPPPLPPTKRTNLKKPNSERTGHSLRVKFNPLALLLDASLEGEFDLVQRIIYEVDDPSKPNDEGITPLHNAVCAGHHHIVKFLLDFGVNVNAADSDGWTPLHCAASCNSVHLSKLLVESGAAIFASTISDIETAADKCEEMEEGYIQCSQFLYGVQEKLGVMNKGVVYALWDYEAQNNDELSFHEGDAITILRRKDDNETEWWWARLNDKEGYVPKNLLGLYPRIKPRQRTLA; this comes from the exons GTCAGGAATCCACGTGTTGAACTCACGCTTTCAGAACTTCAAGATATGGCTGCCAGACAACAGCAGCAGATTGAAAACCAACAGCAAATGTTGGTTGCTAAG GAACAACGTTTACGTTATCTGAAGCAGCAAGAACGCCGTCAGCAGCAGTCTATTTCTGAGagtgaaaagcttcaaaaacttaAAGAACGGGTGGAGACCCAGGAGTCAAAGCTGAAAAAAATACGTGCCATGAGAGGACAAGTGGACTACAGCAAGATTATGAATGGCAATCTGT CTACTGAAATTGAGCATATCAGTGCCATGTtccaggagaagcagcaggagtTACAAGCTGCAGTGTTAAAAGTGGATCAGTTAACTCAGCAATTGGAGGACTTAAGGAAAGGGAAACTGAATGGATTCCAGTCTTATAATGGACAGATGACAGGACCTGCTGCTGTAGAATTAAAAAAGTTGTACCAAGAACTGCAG attCGTAATAGGCTTAACCAGGAGCAGAACTCCAAGCTTCAGCAGCAGAAAGAACTTTTAAACAAACGTAACATGGAGGTGGCTATGATGGACAAGCGTATAAATGAGCTGCGTGAGCGACTATACAAGAAAAAAGTTGAGGCACGtcaaaaagaaaacattcct TTAAATCGTATTAATGGAACATCATCGCCCCAATCATCTCTGAGTGCTTCAGGAAGAGTAGCAGCAGTGGGGCCTTATATCCAAGTTCCTAGTGCTGGCAGTTATGCTGTACCAGTAGACCCAGTGAAACCACAGTCTCTCACAATTGCTTCCACTGCGACGCATGGGAGATCAAAATCTG ATGATGGTAATAAAAACAAGGTGCACAGTTTATGGACAGTGTCAGATCTTGATGTCGGCCCTGACTACAGCACTTCCTGGCGTTCTGAAAACTCTGAAAAGCAGTTTCTGGACT CTAATGATGGAAACTGGCCAACGCTTAAACAGAGTTCAACCCCTGTGGTAAAACCACCTCAAATCTCCAATGCAGACTGGAAGGAATCAAGCATGGATACTGCTTTAAAACAAGGAACTGTATCCAGTCAACCTTTGCCATCTTCAGTATTAGGAAGTACTGATAAGCTG GGCCTTGATATGGGGAAAGTGCCACCTACTATCCCTGGTGTAAGTAAGCAGTTGCCTCAAAACTATGGAACCTATCCAAGCCCTGTTCCTCTAGGAACAGGTTCTACAAATTCACTGGAAAGGAGGAAGGATGGCAGCCTACCAAGACCTGGCTCCAGTATAATAAATCGGCAAAGACCTATTCCATTACCACCATCGAGCAATATACATCAGCCTAGTTCCTCACAACAGATACAACAGAGAATTTCTGTACCTCCTAGCCCTTCTTATCAACCTTCTGGTCCCTCCCTATTTCCTGGCGGAGATGGCAGGCCTGAGCTCCCTTTAACTGTGGCTATCAGGCCTTTTCTAGCTGATAAAGGATCAAGGCCTCAGTCTCCAAGAAAAGGACCTCAAACAGTGAACTCCAGTTCCATCTACTCAATGTATCTTCAGCAAGCAACACCACCAAAGAACTATCAACAGGCTGTATACAATACCCTAAATAAATCAGTAAAAGCAg TTTATGGAAAACCTGTTCTACAATCTGGTTCAACTTCTCCATCACCTTTACCATTCCTTCATGGATCTTTGCCTGCCCACACATCACAGCCACAGTCTCAGCCTCAGATTGAGTTCACTGAAAAAGATCAAGAGCTGGAAAACATTCCATCATCAGgtgaaaatagcaatgtggaaAACATTCCTCGCCCTCTCAGTCCTACTAAGCTTACACCTATTGTGCATTCACCCCTACGATATCAAAGTGATGCTGATCTTGAAGCTCTTAGAAGAAAATTAGCCAATGCTCCTAGGCCATTAAAGAAGCGTAGCTCTATCACTGAACCTGAAGGGCCTAGTGGACCAAATATACAGAAGCTATTGTATCAGCGCTTTAATACACTTGCTGGAGGAATTGAAAGTGCTCCTTTTTATCAACCAAGCAACCCACAGGACTTTATAGGCAACTTAGCAGATGTTGATAACGGAAACACTAGCAcaaatggcaatgttgaagaaCCTATTTCTGTGCAACCCACAGTTGCTTTTCCTGATGAACCTCCTCCATCAGATGCCAATGATAATGAATTACCTTCTCCTGCCACTGAGGAACTGATTAGCACTGAAACCACTAACCAAACCTCTGAGACAACTGAAGACAATAACAACAATCCTGCTGTAGTCCCTTCCACTGAGCAGTCACCCAGTCCCATACCTGAGGTCAGCTCCCCAATAGAAGATGAAGTTCCTGTGCCACCAGCTGTTCCTCCTCCACTTCCTCCA ACTAAACGTACCAACCTGAAGAAACCTAACTCTGAACGAACTGGTCACAGTTTGAGGGTAAAGTTCAACCCTTTAGCCCTCCTGCTTGATGCTTCTTTGGAGGGAGAATTTGATTTGGTACAAAGGATCATTTATGAG GTTGATGATCCCAGCAAACCCAATGATGAAGGAATTACCCCTTTGCATAATGCAGTGTGTGCTGGTCATCACCACATTGTAAAGTTCCTGCTTGATTTTGGTGTTAATGTGAATGCAGCAGACAGTGATGGATG GACACCTTTGCATTGTGCAGCTTCTTGCAATAGTGTTCATCTCTCTAAACTACTTGTAGAATCCGGGGCAGCAATTTTTGCTTCAACTATAAGTGATATAGAAACTGCTGCGGACAAGTGTGAGGAGATGGAGGAGGGTTATATTCAGTGTTCCCAGTTCTTGTACG GAGTACAGGAGAAGTTGGGAGTCATGAACAAAGGAGTAGTGTATGCTCTGTGGGATTATGAAGCCCAGAATAATGATGAGTTGTCATTCCATGAAGGGGATGCCATTACTATCCTGAGACGCAAGGATGATAATGAAACAGAATGGTGGTGGGCTCGACTCAATGATAAAGAAGGCTATGTGCCTAAAAATCTTTTGGGG CTATATCCAAGAATAAAGCCTAGGCAGCGAACTCTTGCTTGA
- the PPP1R13B gene encoding apoptosis-stimulating of p53 protein 1 isoform X3 — MILTVFLSNNEQILTEVPITPETTCRDVVEFCKEPGEGSCHLAEVWRGNERPIPFDHMMYDHLQKWGPRREEVKFFLRHEESPAENKEQSGRQTQNQRNGINIPVEKRTENGVRNPRVELTLSELQDMAARQQQQIENQQQMLVAKEQRLRYLKQQERRQQQSISESEKLQKLKERVETQESKLKKIRAMRGQVDYSKIMNGNLSTEIEHISAMFQEKQQELQAAVLKVDQLTQQLEDLRKGKLNGFQSYNGQMTGPAAVELKKLYQELQIRNRLNQEQNSKLQQQKELLNKRNMEVAMMDKRINELRERLYKKKVEARQKENIPLNRINGTSSPQSSLSASGRVAAVGPYIQVPSAGSYAVPVDPVKPQSLTIASTATHGRSKSDDGNKNKVHSLWTVSDLDVGPDYSTSWRSENSEKQFLDSNDGNWPTLKQSSTPVVKPPQISNADWKESSMDTALKQGTVSSQPLPSSVLGSTDKLGLDMGKVPPTIPGVSKQLPQNYGTYPSPVPLGTGSTNSLERRKDGSLPRPGSSIINRQRPIPLPPSSNIHQPSSSQQIQQRISVPPSPSYQPSGPSLFPGGDGRPELPLTVAIRPFLADKGSRPQSPRKGPQTVNSSSIYSMYLQQATPPKNYQQAVYNTLNKSVKAVYGKPVLQSGSTSPSPLPFLHGSLPAHTSQPQSQPQIEFTEKDQELENIPSSGENSNVENIPRPLSPTKLTPIVHSPLRYQSDADLEALRRKLANAPRPLKKRSSITEPEGPSGPNIQKLLYQRFNTLAGGIESAPFYQPSNPQDFIGNLADVDNGNTSTNGNVEEPISVQPTVAFPDEPPPSDANDNELPSPATEELISTETTNQTSETTEDNNNNPAVVPSTEQSPSPIPEVSSPIEDEVPVPPAVPPPLPPTKRTNLKKPNSERTGHSLRVKFNPLALLLDASLEGEFDLVQRIIYEVDDPSKPNDEGITPLHNAVCAGHHHIVKFLLDFGVNVNAADSDGWTPLHCAASCNSVHLSKLLVESGAAIFASTISDIETAADKCEEMEEGYIQCSQFLYGVQEKLGVMNKGVVYALWDYEAQNNDELSFHEGDAITILRRKDDNETEWWWARLNDKEGYVPKNLLGLYPRIKPRQRTLA, encoded by the exons GTCAGGAATCCACGTGTTGAACTCACGCTTTCAGAACTTCAAGATATGGCTGCCAGACAACAGCAGCAGATTGAAAACCAACAGCAAATGTTGGTTGCTAAG GAACAACGTTTACGTTATCTGAAGCAGCAAGAACGCCGTCAGCAGCAGTCTATTTCTGAGagtgaaaagcttcaaaaacttaAAGAACGGGTGGAGACCCAGGAGTCAAAGCTGAAAAAAATACGTGCCATGAGAGGACAAGTGGACTACAGCAAGATTATGAATGGCAATCTGT CTACTGAAATTGAGCATATCAGTGCCATGTtccaggagaagcagcaggagtTACAAGCTGCAGTGTTAAAAGTGGATCAGTTAACTCAGCAATTGGAGGACTTAAGGAAAGGGAAACTGAATGGATTCCAGTCTTATAATGGACAGATGACAGGACCTGCTGCTGTAGAATTAAAAAAGTTGTACCAAGAACTGCAG attCGTAATAGGCTTAACCAGGAGCAGAACTCCAAGCTTCAGCAGCAGAAAGAACTTTTAAACAAACGTAACATGGAGGTGGCTATGATGGACAAGCGTATAAATGAGCTGCGTGAGCGACTATACAAGAAAAAAGTTGAGGCACGtcaaaaagaaaacattcct TTAAATCGTATTAATGGAACATCATCGCCCCAATCATCTCTGAGTGCTTCAGGAAGAGTAGCAGCAGTGGGGCCTTATATCCAAGTTCCTAGTGCTGGCAGTTATGCTGTACCAGTAGACCCAGTGAAACCACAGTCTCTCACAATTGCTTCCACTGCGACGCATGGGAGATCAAAATCTG ATGATGGTAATAAAAACAAGGTGCACAGTTTATGGACAGTGTCAGATCTTGATGTCGGCCCTGACTACAGCACTTCCTGGCGTTCTGAAAACTCTGAAAAGCAGTTTCTGGACT CTAATGATGGAAACTGGCCAACGCTTAAACAGAGTTCAACCCCTGTGGTAAAACCACCTCAAATCTCCAATGCAGACTGGAAGGAATCAAGCATGGATACTGCTTTAAAACAAGGAACTGTATCCAGTCAACCTTTGCCATCTTCAGTATTAGGAAGTACTGATAAGCTG GGCCTTGATATGGGGAAAGTGCCACCTACTATCCCTGGTGTAAGTAAGCAGTTGCCTCAAAACTATGGAACCTATCCAAGCCCTGTTCCTCTAGGAACAGGTTCTACAAATTCACTGGAAAGGAGGAAGGATGGCAGCCTACCAAGACCTGGCTCCAGTATAATAAATCGGCAAAGACCTATTCCATTACCACCATCGAGCAATATACATCAGCCTAGTTCCTCACAACAGATACAACAGAGAATTTCTGTACCTCCTAGCCCTTCTTATCAACCTTCTGGTCCCTCCCTATTTCCTGGCGGAGATGGCAGGCCTGAGCTCCCTTTAACTGTGGCTATCAGGCCTTTTCTAGCTGATAAAGGATCAAGGCCTCAGTCTCCAAGAAAAGGACCTCAAACAGTGAACTCCAGTTCCATCTACTCAATGTATCTTCAGCAAGCAACACCACCAAAGAACTATCAACAGGCTGTATACAATACCCTAAATAAATCAGTAAAAGCAg TTTATGGAAAACCTGTTCTACAATCTGGTTCAACTTCTCCATCACCTTTACCATTCCTTCATGGATCTTTGCCTGCCCACACATCACAGCCACAGTCTCAGCCTCAGATTGAGTTCACTGAAAAAGATCAAGAGCTGGAAAACATTCCATCATCAGgtgaaaatagcaatgtggaaAACATTCCTCGCCCTCTCAGTCCTACTAAGCTTACACCTATTGTGCATTCACCCCTACGATATCAAAGTGATGCTGATCTTGAAGCTCTTAGAAGAAAATTAGCCAATGCTCCTAGGCCATTAAAGAAGCGTAGCTCTATCACTGAACCTGAAGGGCCTAGTGGACCAAATATACAGAAGCTATTGTATCAGCGCTTTAATACACTTGCTGGAGGAATTGAAAGTGCTCCTTTTTATCAACCAAGCAACCCACAGGACTTTATAGGCAACTTAGCAGATGTTGATAACGGAAACACTAGCAcaaatggcaatgttgaagaaCCTATTTCTGTGCAACCCACAGTTGCTTTTCCTGATGAACCTCCTCCATCAGATGCCAATGATAATGAATTACCTTCTCCTGCCACTGAGGAACTGATTAGCACTGAAACCACTAACCAAACCTCTGAGACAACTGAAGACAATAACAACAATCCTGCTGTAGTCCCTTCCACTGAGCAGTCACCCAGTCCCATACCTGAGGTCAGCTCCCCAATAGAAGATGAAGTTCCTGTGCCACCAGCTGTTCCTCCTCCACTTCCTCCA ACTAAACGTACCAACCTGAAGAAACCTAACTCTGAACGAACTGGTCACAGTTTGAGGGTAAAGTTCAACCCTTTAGCCCTCCTGCTTGATGCTTCTTTGGAGGGAGAATTTGATTTGGTACAAAGGATCATTTATGAG GTTGATGATCCCAGCAAACCCAATGATGAAGGAATTACCCCTTTGCATAATGCAGTGTGTGCTGGTCATCACCACATTGTAAAGTTCCTGCTTGATTTTGGTGTTAATGTGAATGCAGCAGACAGTGATGGATG GACACCTTTGCATTGTGCAGCTTCTTGCAATAGTGTTCATCTCTCTAAACTACTTGTAGAATCCGGGGCAGCAATTTTTGCTTCAACTATAAGTGATATAGAAACTGCTGCGGACAAGTGTGAGGAGATGGAGGAGGGTTATATTCAGTGTTCCCAGTTCTTGTACG GAGTACAGGAGAAGTTGGGAGTCATGAACAAAGGAGTAGTGTATGCTCTGTGGGATTATGAAGCCCAGAATAATGATGAGTTGTCATTCCATGAAGGGGATGCCATTACTATCCTGAGACGCAAGGATGATAATGAAACAGAATGGTGGTGGGCTCGACTCAATGATAAAGAAGGCTATGTGCCTAAAAATCTTTTGGGG CTATATCCAAGAATAAAGCCTAGGCAGCGAACTCTTGCTTGA